In the Naumovozyma dairenensis CBS 421 chromosome 4, complete genome genome, one interval contains:
- the GSC2 gene encoding 1,3-beta-glucan synthase GSC2 (similar to Saccharomyces cerevisiae GSC2 (YGR032W) and FKS1 (YLR342W); ancestral locus Anc_4.173), producing MSYNDQGDRDRYDGPNDGYQQDEMHDQYGQPIYPDEGRQQSPDGFNLPNDDSYSDSLNFAPPHANNSGYDSYGGQYTPSQMSYGEPRSGTSTPVFGNGPFDSSGMEIGLPNDPYPAWTADPTAPVTVEQIEDIFIDLTNKFGFQRDSMRNMFDHFMTMLDSRASRMEPAKALISLHADYIGGDTSNYKKWYFAAQLDMDDEIGFRNLKLNKLRRKARKSKKSNKKAMKNYSPEEIDTILRQLEGDNSLQAADFRWKAKMRSLTPIQRVRQLALYLLCWGEANQVRFTAECLCFIYKCASDYLDSPECQNRIDPIPEGDYLDRIITPLYQYIRNQVYEISEGRYIKRERDHHQIVGYDDVNQLFWYPEGIAKIVLDDGRKLIDVPVEERYLRLGDITWENVFFKTYKETRTWLHMVTNFNRIWIMHISVYWMYVAYNAPALYTHNYQQLVNNQPLASYRWATAALGGTVAGLIQLLATLCEWLFVPRKWAGAQHLTRRFMFLCIVFGVNLGPVIFVFAYDKDTVYSKAAYIVSIVMFFVAVVTIVYFSVMPLGGLFTSYMNKSSRRYVASQTFTANFAPLQGYNKLLSYLVWITVFGAKYAESYYFLILSLRDPIRILSTTTMRCTGEYWWGARLCKHQSKIVLGLMIATDFILFFLDTYLWYIIINTIFSISKSFYLGVSVLTPWRNIFTRLPKRIYLKILATDHMQIQYKPKVLISQIWNAIIISMYREHLLAIDHVQKLLYHQVPSEVEGKRSLKAPLFFTAPDANKSYEAFFPKDSEAERRISSFAQSLAVPIDRPLPVDNMPTFTVLTPHYSERILLSLREIIREDDQFSRVTLLEYLKQLHPLEWDCFVKDTKILAEETAVYEGQEEEMMKEEGEKSEIDDLPFYCIGFKSAAPEYTLRTRIWASLRSQTLYRTVSGFMNYSRAIKLLYRVENPDIVQAFGGNAEGLERELEKMTRRKFKFLVSMQRLAKFKPHELENAEFLLRAYPDLQIAYLDEEPPLHEGDEPRIYSALIDGHCEILENGRRRPKFRVQLSGNPILGDGKSDNQNHALIFYRGEYIQLIDANQDNYLEECLKIRSVLAEFEELDAEQIDPYIPGMKYEEQVTNHPVAIVGAREYIFSENSGVLGDVAAGKEQTFGTLFARTLSQIGGKLHYGHPDFINATFMTTRGGVSKAQKGLHLNEDIYAGMNAMLRGGRIKHCEYYQCGKGRDLGFGTILNFTTKIGAGMGEQMLSREYYYLGTQLPIDRFLSFYYAHPGFHLNNLFIQLSLQMFMLTLVNMHALAHEAIICLYDRNRPITDVLYPIGCYNFSPVNDWVRRYTLSIFIVFFIAFIPIIVQELIERGLWKATLRFFRHLLSLSPMFEVFAGQIYSSALLSDLTVGGARYIATGRGFATSRIPFSILYSRFAGSAIYMGARSMIMLLFGYSCQLECCIALVLGFFVQHYYFHHLFSILINFHGKIFFLDYRDFVRWLSRGNGKYHRNSWIGYVRMSRSRITGFKRKLLGDESEKAAGDASRAHRINLILGELIPCAVYAAGCFIAFTFINAQTGVSTTDDDRVNSVLRLIICTLCPIGLNMAVLLFCVSISCCSNALLGMCCKRTSATLAAFAHGVAVIGHVGFFIVMWVLEGFNFIRMLMGVIACIQCQRFIFQCTTVLLLSREYKNDHVNTAFWSGKWNSNGVTFSNLFREYIAKVLELSEFAADFVLGHVILFCQLPVICIPYIDKMHSIMLFWLKPSRQIRPPIYSLKQTRLRRRMVAKYCFLYMVVFVLFAGCIIGPAVAGSRVHKDLGTSLTGAAHNLFQPRHVDNNDTGVGISTYSGHYYTHTPSLKTWATIN from the coding sequence ATGTCTTATAACGATCAAGGCGATAGAGATCGTTACGACGGTCCGAACGATGGTTATCAACAAGACGAAATGCATGATCAATATGGTCAACCAATATATCCTGATGAAGGTCGTCAACAAAGTCCAGATGGCTTCAATCTTCCAAATGACGACTCATATTCtgattctttaaattttgcTCCACCTCATGCCAATAACTCTGGTTATGACAGTTATGGCGGCCAGTATACTCCATCACAGATGAGTTATGGGGAACCAAGGTCGGGGACTTCCACTCCAGTTTTTGGTAATGGACCATTTGATTCCTCAGGAATGGAAATCGGATTGCCTAATGATCCATACCCAGCATGGACAGCTGATCCAACTGCACCAGTTACCGTGgaacaaattgaagatatatttatcGATTTGACAAACAAATTTGGGTTCCAAAGAGATTCAATGAGAAATATGTTCGACCATTTTATGACAATGTTAGATTCAAGAGCTTCGAGAATGGAACCAGCAAAGGCTCTAATTTCATTGCATGCAGATTATATCGGTGGTGATACTTCCAACTATAAAAAGTGGTACTTCGCTGCTCAATTAGATATGGATGATGAAATCGGATTtagaaatttgaaattaaacaaattgAGAAGGAAAGCTAGAAAGTCTAAAAAGAGTAATAAAAAAGccatgaaaaattattcacCAGAAGAAATAGATACTATATTGAGACAATTGGAAGGTGATAATTCTTTACAAGCAGCAGATTTTAGATGGAAAGCAAAAATGAGATCATTGACTCCTATCCAAAGGGTCCGTCAATTAGCATTATATTTACTTTGTTGGGGTGAAGCAAATCAAGTTAGATTCACAGCAGAATGTTtatgttttatttataaatgTGCCAGTGATTATTTAGATTCTCCCGAATGTCAAAATCGTATAGATCCAATCCCCGAAGGTGATTACTTAGATAGGATTATTACACCACtatatcaatatattaGAAATCAAGTTTATGAAATATCAGAGGGTCGTTACATAAAACGTGAAAGAGATCACCATCAAATTGTTGGTTATGATGATGTAAATCAACTATTCTGGTATCCAGAAGGTATCGCTAAGATTGTTTTAGATGATGGTAGAAAATTAATCGATGTACCAGTTGAAGAGCGTTATTTGAGATTAGGCGATATTACATGGGAGAATGTATTCTTCAAGACATATAAGGAAACTCGTACTTGGTTACATATGGTTACCAATTTCAATCGTATTTGGATTATGCATATTTCAGTATATTGGATGTATGTTGCTTACAATGCCCCTGCATTATATACACACAATTATCAACAGTTAGTAAACAACCAACCATTGGCTTCTTATAGATGGGCAACAGCAGCACTTGGTGGTACAGTTGCTGGGTTAATACAACTTCTAGCAACTTTGTGTGAATGGTTATTTGTTCCAAGAAAATGGGCTGGCGCACAACATTTAACACGTCGATTTATGTTCCTCTGCATAGTCTTTGGTGTTAATCTAGGACCCgtcatttttgtttttgcCTATGATAAAGATACCGTTTACTCGAAGGCAGCATATATCGTCTCCATTGTTATGTTTTTCGTCGCAGTGGTTACAATCGTTTACTTCTCTGTCATGCCATTGGGTGGTCTATTTACCTCATACATGAATAAATCTTCAAGGCGTTATGTAGCATCTCAAACGTTTACTGCTAATTTTGCTCCATTACAAGGATACAATAAACTCTTATCCTACTTAGTGTGGATCACTGTCTTCGGCGCAAAGTATGCTGaatcttattatttcttaattttgTCATTGAGAGATCCTATCCGTATCTTATCCACTACTACTATGAGATGTACCGGTGAATATTGGTGGGGTGCGAGGTTATGTAAGCATCAATCCAAAATTGTTTTAGGTTTAATGATCGCCACTGATTTTATCCTGTTCTTCTTAGATACTTATTTGtggtatattattatcaacacTATCTTCTCCATCTCGAAATCCTTTTACTTGGGTGTATCTGTTTTGACTCCATggagaaatatttttactAGATTACCTAAGAGAATTTATCTAAAGATTTTGGCTACTGACCATATgcaaattcaatataaacCGAAAGTGTTGATATCACAAATCTGGAATGCCATTATTATCTCCATGTATAGAGAACATCTTTTAGCCATCGACCAtgttcaaaaattattatatcatcAAGTACCATCAGAAGTCGAAGGTAAAAGAAGTTTGAAAGCACCTTTGTTTTTCACTGCTCCTGATGCAAATAAATCTTATGAAGCCTTTTTCCCAAAAGATTCAGAAGCTGAACGTCGTATTTCATCTTTCGCACAATCATTAGCAGTTCCAATCGATAGACCATTGCCAGTGGATAATATGCCAACATTTACCGTATTAACTCCACACTATTCTGAAAGAATTCTATTATCATTAAGAGAAATTATTCGTGAAGATGATCAATTCTCTAGGGTTACATTACtggaatatttgaaacaGTTACATCCACTGGAGTGGGATTGTTTTGTTAAAGATACAAAGATATTAGCTGAAGAAACTGCCGTTTATGAAGGTCAAGAGGAAGAAATgatgaaagaagaaggagagAAATCGGAAATCGACGATCTACCATTTTATTGTATTGGTTTCAAGTCAGCTGCTCCAGAATACACTCTGCGTACTCGTATTTGGGCATCCTTAAGATCACAAACACTTTATCGTACTGTCTCTGGTTTCATGAATTACTCAAGAGCTATCAAGTTATTATATCGTGTTGAAAATCCAGATATTGTTCAAGCATTTGGCGGTAACGCCGAAGGTTTGGAAAGAGAGTTAGAAAAAATGACAAGAAGAAAGTTCAAATTTTTAGTTTCTATGCAAAGACTAGCTAAATTTAAACCAcatgaattagaaaatgcAGAATTTTTGTTAAGAGCGTATCCAGATTTACAAATCGCATACTTGGACGAAGAACCACCTTTACATGAGGGAGATGAACCAAGAATCTACTCCGCATTAATAGATGGACATTGTGAAATTTTAGAAAACGGTCGTAGACGCCCTAAATTCAGAGTTCAATTGTCTGGTAATCCTATCCTGGGTGATGGTAAATCTGATAATCAAAATCATGCTTTGATTTTCTATAGAGGTGAATATATCCAATTAATCGATGCTAATCAAGATAATTATCTAGAAGAATGTTTGAAGATTAGATCAGTTCTTGCTGAATTCGAAGAATTAGATGCTGAACAAATTGATCCATATATCCCGGGAATGAAATACGAAGAACAAGTAACTAACCATCCAGTTGCTATTGTCGGTGCaagagaatatattttttctgaAAATTCTGGTGTCTTAGGTGATGTTGCAGCTGGTAAGGAACAAACTTTTGGTACTCTTTTTGCCCGTACTTTGTCTCAAATTGGTGGTAAATTACATTATGGTCATCCGGATTTCATTAATGCTACTTTCATGACAACTAGAGGTGGTGTTTCCAAGGCTCAAAAGGGATTACATttaaatgaagatatttaCGCTGGTATGAACGCCATGTTACGTGGTGGTCGTATTAAGCATTGtgaatattatcaatgTGGTAAAGGTAGAGATTTAGGTTTTGGTACGATTTTGAACTTCACAACAAAGATTGGTGCTGGTATGGGTGAACAAATGTTATCTCgtgaatattattatttaggGACTCAATTACCAATCGATAGATTCCTATCCTTTTACTATGCACATCCTGGGTTccatttgaataatttattcattcaattATCTTTACAAATGTTTATGCTAACTTTGGTCAATATGCATGCTCTAGCTCATGAAGCTATCATCTGTTTATACGACAGAAATAGACCAATTACCGATGTTTTATATCCAATTGGTTGTTACAATTTCTCCCCTGTTAATGATTGGGTTAGACGTTATACACTATCAATTTTCATTGTCTTCTTTATTGCCTTTATTCCTATTATCGTAcaagaattaattgaacGTGGTTTATGGAAGGCTACTCTTAGATTTTTCCGCCATTTGCTATCGTTATCCCCAATGTTTGAAGTTTTTGCAGGTCAAATTTATTCCTCTGCTTTGTTAAGTGATTTAACTGTAGGTGGTGCTCGTTATATTGCGACAGGTCGTGGTTTTGCCACTTCTCGTATCCcattttccattttataTTCAAGATTTGCCGGATCCGCTATCTATATGGGTGCTAGATCGATgataatgttattatttggttaCAGTTGCCAATTGGAATGTTGCATTGCTTTGGTTCTGGGGTTCTTTGTAcagcattattattttcaccatttattttcaatccTCATCAATTTTCATGGCaagatttttttcttggatTACAGAGATTTTGTTAGATGGCTATCGAGAGGTAATGGTAAATATCACAGGAATTCATGGATTGGTTATGTAAGAATGTCAAGATCAAGAATAACCGGTTTCAAACGTAAATTACTTGGAGATGAATCTGAAAAAGCTGCCGGAGATGCAAGTAGAGCACATAGAATAAATCTAATATTAGGTGAATTGATCCCATGTGCGGTATATGCAGCAGGGTGTTTCATTGCCTTTACTTTTATTAACGCCCAAACGGGTGTCAGTACAactgatgatgatagaGTTAATTCAGTCCTACGTCTGATTATCTGTACTCTTTGTCCAATTGGTCTAAACATGGCTGTTTTACTGTTCTGTGTTAGTATATCTTGTTGTTCAAATGCATTATTAGGTATGTGTTGTAAACGTACAAGCGCAACCTTGGCAGCTTTTGCCCATGGGGTAGCAGTTATTGGGCATGTAGGGTTTTTCATCGTCATGTGGGTCCTTGAAggatttaatttcattagaaTGTTAATGGGTGTGATTGCCTGTATCCAATGTcaaagatttattttccaatgtACTACAGTTCTGTTATTATCACGTGAATATAAGAATGATCATGTAAATACAGCATTTTGGTCAGGTAAATGGAACAGTAATGGGGTAACTTTCAGCAATTTGTTCAGAGAATATATTGCAAAAGTGTTAGAGTTATCAGAATTTGCTGCAGATTTTGTTTTAGGTCATGTTATTTTATTCTGCCAATTACCTGTTATTTGCATCCCATATATCGATAAAATGCATTCAATTATGCTATTTTGGTTGAAACCATCACGTCAAATCCGTCCTCCtatttattctttgaaGCAAACGCGTCTACGTAGACGTATGGTGGCGAAATATTGTTTCTTATACATGGTTGTTTTTGTTCTATTTGCAGGTTGTATTATTGGACCAGCTGTTGCAGGATCTCGTGTTCATAAAGATTTAGGTACATCACTAACAGGAGCCGCACATAATTTGTTCCAACCAAGGCAcgttgataataatgataccGGTGTTGGAATATCGACATATTCAGGTCATTATTATACCCATACACCATCTCTTAAGACATGGGCAACTATCAACTGA
- the TIM21 gene encoding Tim21p (similar to Saccharomyces cerevisiae TIM21 (YGR033C); ancestral locus Anc_4.175), which produces MLLNSSIRQVKPCIPLLRTLTHLYPKAILTKQLQYRRLYATSQNETKKENGKNNSTTDKQKADKKSNGRPSMLWPKLKTLTSFTLSGSLILGGIGISAIVLYLIISELFSPSGDTQLFNRAVTMVEKDPTVRDMLQCKDSALRKERLKAYGELITHDRWTRNRPIVSTKKLDRSGITHHFMRFHVESKKKRALVHIEAKDSQTNYQPDFTTVYVDIPGEKRFYLIRPKLAQIVKPTGFLGVNWGPRKS; this is translated from the coding sequence ATGCTATTAAATTCAAGCATCAGACAAGTGAAGCCATGCATCCCTCTATTGAGAACATTAACACATCTGTATCCCAAGGCCATTCTTACAAAACAGCTACAATATAGAAGGCTTTACGCAACTAGTCAGaatgaaacaaagaaagaaaatggaaagaATAATTCTACTACCGATAAGCAAAAAGCAGATAAAAAGTCCAATGGTAGACCCAGTATGTTATGGCCAAAGTTGAAAACATTAACAAGCTTTACATTATCTGGATCTCTTATTCTTGGTGGGATTGGTATATCTGCCATTGTATTGTACCTAATCATTTCAGAATTATTTTCACCATCAGGAGATACGcaattatttaatagaGCGGTTACAATGGTTGAAAAGGATCCCACTGTAAGGGATATGTTACAATGTAAAGACTCCGCTCTTCGTAAAGAAAGGTTAAAGGCATATGGTGAACTAATTACTCATGACAGATGGACAAGGAATAGACCAATTGTTTCCACGAAGAAGTTAGATAGAAGCGGAATTACTCATCATTTTATGAGATTTCATGTTgaatcaaagaagaaaagagcGCTTGTACATATTGAAGCAAAAGATTCTCAAACAAATTACCAACCGGACTTCACTACTGTTTATGTGGATATCCCTGGAGAAAAGAGGTTTTACTTAATAAGACCTAAATTGGCCCAAATTGTAAAGCCAACGGGCTTCCTTGGTGTAAACTGGGGACCGAGGAAAAGTTAA
- the RPL26B gene encoding 60S ribosomal protein uL24 (similar to Saccharomyces cerevisiae RPL26B (YGR034W) and RPL26A (YLR344W); ancestral locus Anc_4.176): MAKQSLDVSSDRRKARKAYFTAPSSVRRVLLSAPLSKELRAQYGIKALPIRRDDEVLVARGAKKGQEGKVSSVYRLKFAIQVDKVTKEKSNGASVPINIHPSKVVITKLHLDKDRKALIQRKGGKLE, translated from the exons atggCTAAGCAATCTTTAG ACGTTTCCTCTGACAGAAGAAAGGCCAGAAAGGCTTATTTCACTGCCCCATCTTCCGTTCGTCGTGTTTTGTTATCTGCTCCATTATCTAAGGAATTGAGAGCTCAATACGGTATTAAAGCTTTGCCAATCAGAAGAGATGACGAAGTTTTAGTTGCTCGTGGTGCCAAAAAGGGTCAAGAAGGTAAAGTTTCTTCTGTTTACAGATTGAAATTTGCCATTCAAGTTGACAAAGTTACCAAGGAAAAATCTAACGGTGCTTCTGTTCCAATTAACATTCATCCATCCAAGGTTGTTATCACCAAATTGCATTTAGACAAAGACAGAAAGGCTTTGATCCAAAGAAAGGGTGGtaaattggaataa
- the NDAI0D04010 gene encoding uncharacterized protein (similar to Saccharomyces cerevisiae YLR345W; ancestral locus Anc_4.177): MTKETVSSNPINKEATITNHEELHNGLGSEEVRINNHMARTNTRWQNQNHSSNRNHDFYPGQLYGTESGKLFHAGKIMIVLVGLPATSKTLLAHSLERYCKWLGVVSRVFNLADYRRKFKDVPKEYFFGGETSTKAIEVRKQIRKVSINDMKKFFQEENGQLAIFDAMNTQKMERRCIQENFQCLNVNVLFVESIMTDKDLTERNIKLVMETIKEGNDEFDKKIRYSLLNKMLTSKPSYEEIEDSEKLSYVKFNNFGKQIVVKNNHQGYLLNKLVFFLMNLRSGKGRIFFCSSNSIHQEDISNCLKSIYNRVIEQIKKEDIVRRNFSPSLQEDDRPNSPILTIWCEHKFQLEEDSDIELINKSQLRRMNLGAIEGLSEEEIEKQYPKEYKESFEDLYHYRYPRAESYHDLAIRLEGLLLELEHQQSDLLIFADESVLRILYGYFMSSSCIEVPLLNFGKGEIVELSLKTFSKEIKKL, translated from the coding sequence atgacAAAAGAAACCGTGTCAAGTAATCCAATTAACAAAGAAGCAACGATAACGAATCACGAGGAACTTCACAATGGTTTAGGTAGCGAAGAGGTtagaataaataatcatATGGCAAGGACTAACACAAGATGgcaaaatcaaaatcattcatCAAATAGAAACCATGATTTCTATCCTGGTCAATTATACGGTACAGAATCTGGTAAATTATTCCATGCTGGGAAGATTATGATTGTTTTAGTCGGATTACCAGCAACGTCTAAAACCTTATTGGCCCATTCTTTAGAGAGATATTGTAAATGGTTAGGTGTTGTTTCTAGAGTGTTCAATTTAGCAGACTATAGAAGGAAATTTAAAGATGTACctaaagaatattttttcgGTGGAGAAACTTCTACAAAGGCGATTGAAGTGAGGAAGCAAATAAGGAAAGTTTCCATAAAtgatatgaaaaaattctttcaaGAGGAAAACGGCCAATTGGCCATTTTTGATGCAATGAATACGCAAAAAATGGAAAGGAGATgtattcaagaaaatttcCAATGCTTAAACGTCAATGTTTTATTTGTGGAATCTATAATGACAGACAAAGATTTAACAGAGCgaaatataaaattagtAATGGAAACTATTAAAGAAGggaatgatgaatttgataagAAAATTAGATATTCCTTgttaaataaaatgttGACATCAAAACCTTCTTATGAGGAAATCGAAGATTCGGAAAAATTAAGCTATgtcaaatttaataattttggGAAACAAATAGTagtgaaaaataatcatcAAGGGTATctattgaataaattagTGTTTTTCCTGATGAATTTAAGAAGTGGGAAAGGacgtatttttttttgcagttcaaattcaatccatcaagaagatatttcaaattgtttGAAATCAATATATAACAGAGTTATTGAACAAATCAAAAAGGAAGACATTGTAAGAAGAAATTTCTCTCCCTCACTGCAAGAAGATGACAGGCCGAATTCACCGATTTTAACAATTTGGTGTGAacataaatttcaattggaaGAAGATTCCgatattgaattaattaataagaGTCAATTGAGACGAATGAATCTTGGAGCAATAGAGGGATTGTCCGaggaagaaattgaaaaacaatatCCAAAGGAATATAAAGAAagttttgaagatttataTCATTACAGGTATCCTCGAGCAGAATCTTACCACGATCTTGCAATTAGATTGGAAGGGTTATTACTAGAATTAGAACATCAGCAATCAGaccttttaatttttgCTGATGAAAGTGTTTTAAGGATTTTATATGGTTATTTTATGTCGTCGAGTTGCATTGAAGTCCCTCTCCTAAATTTCGGTAAGGgtgaaattgttgaattatCTTTAAAGACATTCAGTAAAgagataaagaaattataa
- the CAX4 gene encoding dolichyldiphosphatase (similar to Saccharomyces cerevisiae CAX4 (YGR036C); ancestral locus Anc_4.179), protein MDNTTAYANENIIPFDDTYILYDPNDPISFLSAYFSLLPILILSFYLSWFIITRELEACIMAAGQLSNEIFNNIIKNIIKQTRPYHNYFGESFQQNTLRSGYGMPSAHSQFMGFLTLYLSLRYIYNWNNLSAFWKFLGISFITILGGCVCFSRLYLKYHSFNQVLVGWTLGTLTGSSYYLLVGIIREIGIIDWVLTWPIMKWLYVKDSWNLAPSTLKEDYQIYLQKKSGKYTKKTE, encoded by the coding sequence ATGGACAACACTACAGCATACGCAAATGAAAACATAATACCGTTCGATGATACATACATTCTTTACGATCCAAACGATCCTATTTCATTTCTAAGTGCATATTTTTCCTTATTACCAATATTAATCCTATCCTTCTATTTATCATGGTTCATAATCACAAGAGAATTAGAAGCATGTATAATGGCCGCAGGTCAATTATCcaatgaaatattcaataatataatcaaaaatataattaaacAAACGAGACCATACCATAATTATTTTGGTGAATCATTCCAACAAAACACTTTAAGGTCCGGGTATGGAATGCCAAGTGCTCATTCACAATTCATGGGATTTCTAACATTATATCTATCATtaagatatatttataattggaataatttatctgcattttggaaattctTAGGGATCAGTTTCATCACTATTTTGGGTGGTTGCGTTTGCTTTTCGAGGctttatttgaaatatcatAGTTTTAATCAAGTTCTTGTTGGTTGGACATTAGGGACACTTACTGGATCTTCTTATTACCTTTTAGTAGGGATTATAAGAGAAATAGGGATCATTGATTGGGTGTTAACTTGGCCCATTATGAAATGGTTATACGTTAAGGATTCTTGGAATTTAGCTCCCTCtactttgaaagaagattatcaaatatatttacagaAAAAAAGTGGCAAGTACACAAAAAAAACAGAATGA
- the ACB1 gene encoding long-chain fatty acid transporter ACB1 (similar to Saccharomyces cerevisiae ACB1 (YGR037C); ancestral locus Anc_4.181), translated as MVSQLFEEKAKAVQELPKKPSDDELLQVYALYKQATVGDNNKEKPGIFNLKDRSKWNAWEELKGMSQEEAEKKYIELVDSLSAKYA; from the coding sequence ATGGTCTCCCAATTGTTCGAAGAAAAAGCTAAAGCTGTCCAAGAATTACCAAAGAAACcttctgatgatgaattacTACAAGTATACGCGCTTTACAAACAAGCAACTGTCGGTGATAACAACAAGGAAAAACCTggtattttcaatttgaaagatcGTTCTAAATGGAACGCTTGGgaagaattgaaaggtATGTCCCAAGAAGAAgctgaaaagaaatacatTGAATTAGTAGATTCCTTATCTGCTAAATACGcttaa
- the ORM1 gene encoding sphingolipid homeostasis protein ORM1 (similar to Saccharomyces cerevisiae ORM1 (YGR038W) and ORM2 (YLR350W); ancestral locus Anc_4.182): MSDNIQHSTPQATSSYTTSYDQKNSELKPFPSSSGHSIMTPLSSSRSHSESLSKQNIEPVKDHRRRRSSSIISHVEPETFEDENDQQMLPNMNASWVDQRGAWIIHVVIILLLKLFYNLLPGITTEWSWTLTNMTYVIGSYVMFHLIKGTPFDFNGGAYDNLTMWEQIDDETLFTPSRKFLIAVPIALFLVSTHYSHYDFKLFSWNFILTFLVAVVPKLPVTHRLRISIPGITGRAQIS, translated from the coding sequence ATGTCCGACAATATTCAACACTCAACACCTCAAGCAACAAGCTCTTATACAACATCTTATGATCAAAAAAACTCAGAGTTGAAACCATTCCCCTCTAGCAGCGGACATTCAATCATGACACCATTGTCATCTTCTAGATCCCATTCAGAATCATTAAGTAAACAGAATATCGAACCTGTCAAAGATCACAGAAGAAGACGCTCATCAAGTATAATCTCTCACGTGGAACCAGAAACCTtcgaagatgaaaatgatcaaCAAATGTTACCAAACATGAACGCATCATGGGTAGATCAAAGAGGTGCATGGATCATTCACGTCGTAATCATCCTTCTTTTGAAACTATTTTACAACTTATTACCTGGTATCACCACAGAATGGTCATGGACTTTAACTAACATGACTTACGTCATCGGTTCATATGTCATGTTCCATTTAATTAAGGGAACTCCGTTCGATTTTAACGGTGGTGCATACGATAATTTGACCATGTGGGAACAAATCGATGATGAAACTCTTTTTACTCCATCAAGGAAATTCTTAATTGCTGTACCAATCGCATTGTTTTTGGTAAGTACTCATTATTCACATTACGATTTTAAGTTATTCTCTTGGAATTTCATTTTGACCTTTTTAGTAGCTGTTGTACCAAAATTACCTGTCACTCATAGATTGAGAATTTCCATCCCAGGTATCACGGGTCGTGCCCAAATTAGTTAA